A genomic region of Macaca mulatta isolate MMU2019108-1 chromosome 5, T2T-MMU8v2.0, whole genome shotgun sequence contains the following coding sequences:
- the POU4F2 gene encoding POU domain, class 4, transcription factor 2 isoform X1 — protein MMMMSLNSKQAFSMPHGGSLHVEPKYSALHSTSPGSTAPTAPSASSPSSSSNAGGGGGGGGGGGGRNSSSSSSGSSGSGGGGSEAMRRACLPTPPSNIFGGLDESLLARAEALAAVDIVSQSKSHHHHPPHHSPFKPDATYHTMNTIPCTSAASSSSVPISHPSALAGTHHHHHHHHHHHHQPHQALEGELLEHLSPGLALGAMAGPDGAVVSTPAHAPHMATMNPMHQAALSMAHAHGLPSHMGCMSDVDADPRDLEAFAERFKQRRIKLGVTQADVGSALANLKIPGVGSLSQSTICRFESLTLSHNNMIALKPILQAWLEEAEKSHREKLTKPELFNGAEKKRKRTSIAAPEKRSLEAYFAIQPRPSSEKIAAIAEKLDLKKNVVRVWFCNQRQKQKRMKYSAGI, from the exons atgatgatgatgtccCTGAACAGCAAGCAGGCGTTTAGCATGCCGCACGGCGGCAGCCTGCACGTGGAGCCCAAGTACTCGGCACTGCACAGCACCTCGCCGGGCTCCACGGCTCCCACTGCGCCCTCGGCCAGCTCCCCTAGCAGCTCGAGCAACGCTGGTGGCGgtggaggcggcggcggcggcggcggaggccGGAACAGCAGctccagcagcagtggcagcagcggTAGCGGCGGCGGGGGCTCGGAGGCTATGCGAAGAGCCTGTCTTCCAACCCCACCG AGCAATATATTCGGTGGGCTGGATGAGAGTCTGCTGGCCCGCGCCGAGGCTCTGGCAGCCGTGGACATCGTTTCCCAGAGCAagagccaccaccaccatccgCCCCACCACAGCCCTTTCAAACCGGACGCCACCTACCACACTATGAACACCATCCCGTGCACGTCGGCCGCCTCTTCTTCGTCGGTGCCCATCTCGCACCCTTCCGCGCtggcaggcacgcaccaccaccaccaccatcaccaccatcaccaccaccaaccgCACCAGGCGCTGGAGGGCGAGCTGCTGGAGCACCTGAGTCCCGGGCTGGCCCTGGGCGCTATGGCGGGCCCGGACGGCGCTGTGGTGTCCACGCCGGCTCACGCGCCGCACATGGCCACCATGAACCCCATGCACCAAGCAGCGCTCAGCATGGCCCACGCGCACGGGCTGCCGTCGCACATGGGCTGCATGAGCGACGTGGACGCCGACCCGCGGGACCTGGAGGCATTCGCCGAGCGCTTCAAGCAGCGACGCATCAAGCTGGGGGTGACCCAGGCAGATGTGGGCTCCGCGCTGGCCAACCTCAAGATCCCCGGCGTGGGCTCGCTTAGCCAGAGCACCATCTGCAGGTTCGAGTCCCTCACACTGTCGCACAATAACATGATCGCGCTCAAACCCATCCTGCAGGCATGGCTCGAGGAGGCCGAGAAGTCCCACCGCGAGAAGCTCACCAAGCCTGAGCTCTTCAATGGCGCGGAGAAGAAGCGCAAGCGCACGTCCATCGCTGCGCCAGAGAAGCGCTCGCTCGAAGCCTACTTTGCCATTCAGCCTCGGCCCTCCTCTGAAAAGATCGCCGCCATCGCGGAGAAGCTGGACCTGAAGAAAAACGTGGTGCGCGTCTGGTTCTGcaaccagaggcagaaacagaaaagaatgaaatattccGCCGGCATTTAG
- the POU4F2 gene encoding POU domain, class 4, transcription factor 2 isoform X2, producing the protein MMSLNSKQAFSMPHGGSLHVEPKYSALHSGSEAMRRACLPTPQLQSNIFGGLDESLLARAEALAAVDIVSQSKSHHHHPPHHSPFKPDATYHTMNTIPCTSAASSSSVPISHPSALAGTHHHHHHHHHHHHQPHQALEGELLEHLSPGLALGAMAGPDGAVVSTPAHAPHMATMNPMHQAALSMAHAHGLPSHMGCMSDVDADPRDLEAFAERFKQRRIKLGVTQADVGSALANLKIPGVGSLSQSTICRFESLTLSHNNMIALKPILQAWLEEAEKSHREKLTKPELFNGAEKKRKRTSIAAPEKRSLEAYFAIQPRPSSEKIAAIAEKLDLKKNVVRVWFCNQRQKQKRMKYSAGI; encoded by the exons atgatgtccCTGAACAGCAAGCAGGCGTTTAGCATGCCGCACGGCGGCAGCCTGCACGTGGAGCCCAAGTACTCGGCACTGCACAGC GGCTCGGAGGCTATGCGAAGAGCCTGTCTTCCAACCCC GCAATTGCAGAGCAATATATTCGGTGGGCTGGATGAGAGTCTGCTGGCCCGCGCCGAGGCTCTGGCAGCCGTGGACATCGTTTCCCAGAGCAagagccaccaccaccatccgCCCCACCACAGCCCTTTCAAACCGGACGCCACCTACCACACTATGAACACCATCCCGTGCACGTCGGCCGCCTCTTCTTCGTCGGTGCCCATCTCGCACCCTTCCGCGCtggcaggcacgcaccaccaccaccaccatcaccaccatcaccaccaccaaccgCACCAGGCGCTGGAGGGCGAGCTGCTGGAGCACCTGAGTCCCGGGCTGGCCCTGGGCGCTATGGCGGGCCCGGACGGCGCTGTGGTGTCCACGCCGGCTCACGCGCCGCACATGGCCACCATGAACCCCATGCACCAAGCAGCGCTCAGCATGGCCCACGCGCACGGGCTGCCGTCGCACATGGGCTGCATGAGCGACGTGGACGCCGACCCGCGGGACCTGGAGGCATTCGCCGAGCGCTTCAAGCAGCGACGCATCAAGCTGGGGGTGACCCAGGCAGATGTGGGCTCCGCGCTGGCCAACCTCAAGATCCCCGGCGTGGGCTCGCTTAGCCAGAGCACCATCTGCAGGTTCGAGTCCCTCACACTGTCGCACAATAACATGATCGCGCTCAAACCCATCCTGCAGGCATGGCTCGAGGAGGCCGAGAAGTCCCACCGCGAGAAGCTCACCAAGCCTGAGCTCTTCAATGGCGCGGAGAAGAAGCGCAAGCGCACGTCCATCGCTGCGCCAGAGAAGCGCTCGCTCGAAGCCTACTTTGCCATTCAGCCTCGGCCCTCCTCTGAAAAGATCGCCGCCATCGCGGAGAAGCTGGACCTGAAGAAAAACGTGGTGCGCGTCTGGTTCTGcaaccagaggcagaaacagaaaagaatgaaatattccGCCGGCATTTAG